The following are encoded together in the Cheilinus undulatus linkage group 3, ASM1832078v1, whole genome shotgun sequence genome:
- the rbm15b gene encoding putative RNA-binding protein 15B, producing the protein MKRQAGRESSPTRAIAKRLRERERERESARREELPPPPLALLLAESRSYHRRSRSREREKPRLREERAAALELHHRHELSLLGRPPLRTTAAELPAARPGTLEYKTLLISNLGSQVSDEDVEDSLFHEFKKFGDVSVKLSHTPELGRIAYVNFRHPEDAKEARHAKSSRLVLGDRQLKIEPMYVRRRSVTPPDPGYLPLHAPYPYRQRSLSPPGPGVSSLRDLRARHYALETLTLSRERERLLDYYGMLDERGRPYGFPPMPVVEDLKPEDDQRATSNLFIGNLDGNVTEAELRRGFDKYGIIEDVVIKRPARGQGGAYAFVKFQNLDMAHRAKVAMQGRLIGGNPIKIGYGKANPTTRLWVGGLGPGNSLAALAREFDRFGSIRNIDYVKGDSFAYIQYESLDAAQAACSQMRGFPLGGPERRLRVDFAKVDESPSRPFPAGYQPAVAAPSHYDVLGEAYSRHRSLERELRAARDRTSPPAHSLLTQRERALLERDYPTSPTRSLERRVGAVEAFGRRAARSRSRSRERWLKEREERRNRRRSLSPDRQVEEREREKERGRSRIRGPGGAISPDASPDRARVRAPDSTTEPRDHSPDSGAGGRHSTNEEDLPAGRHHSKRSSSEHLNNHNHRNSESLAASSPALITDTHSSSPPSTLSEYAQASLSKIWHGFFALKNSSFPTDLYLLEGGVAFFNSVMKESLRLQSQNQPSQLKIVQRLRMDQTRLDEVVRRIKLGRPDGFAILLALQGPIDRQAPAPEPGLQVRLLRHLVTYLRNKEAAGVVSLPAAKEGGQGAMLYAFPPGVFSQQYLQAAKRTVGNIDEEHMVIVIVNDTN; encoded by the exons ATGAAGAGGCAGGCCGGGAGGGAGAGCAGCCCGACCAGGGCCATCGCCAAACGGCtccgagagagggagagagagcgggagagCGCTCGGAGAGAGGAGCTCCCACCGCCGCCGCTGGCTCTGCTCCTGGCGGAGAGCCGGAGCTATCACCGCCGGAGCCGCAGCAGGGAGCGAGAGAAGCCGCGGCTGAGGGAGGAGCGAGCGGCCGCCCTGGAGCTCCACCACCGACACGAGCTCAGCCTCCTGGGCCGACCCCCGCTCAGGACCACGGCTGCCGAGCTTCCCGCCGCCCGGCCCGGTACCCTGGAGTATAAAACGCTGCTGATCAGTAACCTGGGCTCCCAGGTGTCCGATGAGGACGTGGAGGACTCCCTCTTCCACGAGTTCAAGAAGTTTGGAGATGTTTCAGTGAAGCTGTCCCACACCCCGGAGCTGGGCAGGATCGCCTATGTGAACTTCAGACACCCGGAGGACGCCAAGGAGGCCCGGCACGCCAAATCCTCCAG GTTAGTTCTGGGAGACCGACAGCTGAAGATTGAGCCGATGTACGTGAGGAGGCGGAGTGTGACGCCTCCTGACCCCGGGTATCTGCCCCTGCACGCCCCCTACCCCTACAGACAGCGCTCCCTGTCCCCGCCAGGCCCTGGGGTGAGCAGTCTGAGGGACTTGAGGGCCCGACACTACGCCCTGGAGACGCTGACCTTGagcagggagagggagaggctgCTGGATTACTACGGTATGCTGGATGAGAGAGGCCGGCCCTATGGCTTCCCTCCGATGCCGGTGGTGGAGGATTTAAAACCTGAGGATGATCAGAGAGCAACCAGCAACCTTTTTATCGGCAACCTGGACGGCAACGTGACAGAGGCCGAGCTCAGGAGGGGTTTTGATAAGTACGGCATCATAGAGGACGTGGTCATTAAACGGCCGGCGCGTGGGCAGGGTGGGGCGTACGCTTTTGTGAAATTTCAGAACTTGGACATGGCCCACCGAGCCAAGGTAGCCATGCAGGGGCGTCTGATTGGCGGTAACCCGATAAAGATTGGATACGGAAAAGCGAACCCCACTACACGGCTCTGGGTGGGCGGTCTGGGGCCGGGGAACTCTCTCGCTGCCCTGGCTCGGGAGTTTGACCGTTTTGGAAGTATCCGGAACATCGACTACGTGAAAGGGGATAGTTTCGCCTACATCCAGTATGAGAGTTTGGACGCCGCTCAGGCCGCCTGCAGCCAGATGAGGGGTTTTCCTTTAGGCGGTCCGGAGAGGCGTCTCCGGGTGGACTTTGCTAAAGTCGACGAGAGCCCCTCGCGTCCCTTTCCTGCTGGTTACCAGCCCGCTGTCGCTGCCCCCTCCCACTATGATGTCCTGGGCGAGGCCTACAGCCGCCATCGCAGCCTGGAGCGAGAGCTGAGGGCAGCCAGAGACCGCACCTCGCCACCCGCTCACAGCCTCCTCACCCAGAGAGAGAGGGCGCTGCTGGAGAGAGACTACCCAACCAGCCCCACCCGCAGCCTAGAGAGGAGGGTGGGGGCCGTGGAGGCGTTTGGGAGGAGAGCAGCGAGAAGCCGCAGCAGGAGCAGGGAACGGTGGTTAAAAGAgcgggaggagaggaggaacaggaggaggagCCTGTCACCTGACCGgcaggtggaggagagagaaagggagaaggagagggggCGGTCCAGGATTCGGGGACCAGGAGGGGCCATCTCTCCTGATGCCAGCCCGGACCGAGCGCGTGTTCGAGCACCTGACTCCACCACTGAACCCAGAGACCACTCCCCCGACAGTGGCGCTGGAGGCCGGCACTCTACCAACGAAGAAGACCTCCCAGCAGGCCGCCACCACAGCAAACGGTCATCCAGCGAGCATCTCAACAATCACAACCATCGGAACAGTGAGAGCCTTGCCGCCAGCTCTCCCGCCCTAATCACAGACACGCACTCCTCCTCGCCTCCCAGCACGCTGTCTGAATACGCACAGGCGTCTCTCTCTAAAATCTGGCACGGCTTCTTCGCCCTGAAGAACAGCAGCTTCCCCACAGACCTGTACCTGCTGGAGGGCGGCGTGGCGTTCTTTAACTCGGTGATGAAGGAGAGTCTGAGGCTGCAGAGCCAGAACCAGCCCAGCCAGCTCAAGATCGTCCAGCGGCTCCGCATGGACCAGACACGCCTAGACGAGGTAGTGCGCCGCATTAAACTCGGACGGCCGGACGGGTTCGCCATACTGTTGGCGCTCCAGGGCCCCATCGACCGCCAGGCCCCCGCCCCCGAGCCCGGATTGCAGGTGCGCCTGCTTCGACATCTTGTGACCTACCTGCGGAACAAGGAAGCAGCCGGAGTAGTGAGCCTGCCCGCTGCTAAAGAGGGGGGGCAGGGGGCCATGCTGTACGCCTTCCCCCCAGGTGTGTTCTCACAACAGTACCTGCAGGCTGCCAAGAGGACTGTGGGTAATATAGACGAGGAGCACATGGTCATCGTGATCGTTAACGACACTAACTGA